Proteins encoded in a region of the Globicephala melas chromosome 1, mGloMel1.2, whole genome shotgun sequence genome:
- the CLCC1 gene encoding chloride channel CLIC-like protein 1 isoform X3 — MLCSVLFCECLWLITAYAHDDDWIDPTDMLNYDAASGTMRKSQVKYGISEKEEVSPDLSHADELSECYSRLDSLTYKIDECEKQMRKDCESQSNPVFRRYLNKILIETRKLGLLAFAQHQAEVAKMEPLNNVCAENMDWTGSLLEWLRSSWTYKDDSCQKYYELLLVNPIWLVPPTKALAVTFTNFVTEPLKHIGKGTGEFIKALMKEIPVLLQIPVLIIMALAVLSFCYGAGKSVDMLRHVGGPEREPPQALQPGERRWQQEIDYRPHGGAGDADFYYRGQIGPIEQGPNDKTCEGRRDVLRKRDVDLRFQTGNKSLEVLPAFDLPDAEAREHPKVVPSHKSPILDTKPKEIGGISGESTLTESSQSAKPVSGQKIPECVEGSPAVEKAQLRTDATGGPEEGSTSSPALQ; from the exons ATGCTGTGTTCTGTGCTCTTTTGTGAATGTCTGTGGCTGATAACTGCTTATGCTCATGATGATGACTGGATTGACCCCACAGACATGCTTAACTATGATGCTGCTTCAGGAACAATGAGAAAATCTCag GTGAAGTATGGTatatcagagaaagaagaggtcAGTCCTGACTTATCACATGCTGATGAATTGTCAGAATGTTACAGCAGACTTGATTCTTTAACTtataag ATCGATGAGTGTGAAAAGCAGATGAGAAAAGACTGTGAAAGTCAAAGCAATCCTGTTTTTAGGAGATacttaaataagattttaattgAAACCAGAAAGCTTGGCCTT CTAGCCTTTGCCCAGCATCAGGCTGAAGTTGCCAAGATGGAGCCATTAAACAATGTGTGTGCTGAGAACATGGATTGGACTGGAAGTCTCTTGG AATGGCTTAGAAGTTCATGGACCTATAAGGATGACTCATGCCAAAAATACTATGAGCTCTTATTAGTCAACCCTATTTGGTTGGTCCCACCAACAAAG GCACTAGCAGTTACATTCACCAACTTTGTCACGGAGCCATTGAAGCATATTGGAAAAGGAACTGGTGAATTTATTAAAGCACTCATGAAGGAGATCCCAGTGTTACTACAGATTCCAGTGCTGATAATTATGGCATTAGCTGTCCTG agTTTCTGCTATGGTGCTGGAAAATCAGTTGATATGCTGAGACATGTGGGTGGCCCTGAAAGAGAACCACCCCAGGCACTTCAGCCAGGTGAAAGAAGATGGCAGCAGGAAATTGATTATAGACCCCATGGTGGAGCAGGTGATGCAGATTTCTATTACAGGGGCCAAATTGGCCCCATTGAGCAAGGCCCTAATGACAAAACATGTGAGGGTAGAAGAGATGTTTTGAGAAAGAGAGATGTTGACTTGAGATTTCAGACTGGCAACAAGAGCCTTGAAGTGCTTCCGGCATTTGATTTACCAGACGCAGAGGCGAGAGAGCATCCCAAGGTGGTACCCAGT CATAAATCACCTATTTTGGATACAAAGCCCAAAGAAATTGGTGGAATCTCAGGAGAAAGCACACTGACTGAAAGCAGCCAGTCTGCTAAGCCTGTCTCTGGCCAAAAGATACCAGAGTGTGTGGAAGgttcccctgcagtggaaaaggCCCAGCTCAGGACTGACGCCACAGGCGGCCCAGAGGAAGGCAGCACGTCCAGCCCAGCACTGCAGTGA
- the CLCC1 gene encoding chloride channel CLIC-like protein 1 isoform X2: protein MLCSVLFCECLWLITAYAHDDDWIDPTDMLNYDAASGTMRKSQVKYGISEKEEVSPDLSHADELSECYSRLDSLTYKPDENKGDMHYDAEIILKRQTLLEIQKFLSGEDWKPGALDDALSDILINFKFHNFETWKWRFEDSFGVDPYNVFMMLLCLLCIVVLVATELWTYVRWYTQLRRVLFISFLISLGWNWMYLYKLAFAQHQAEVAKMEPLNNVCAENMDWTGSLLEWLRSSWTYKDDSCQKYYELLLVNPIWLVPPTKALAVTFTNFVTEPLKHIGKGTGEFIKALMKEIPVLLQIPVLIIMALAVLSFCYGAGKSVDMLRHVGGPEREPPQALQPGERRWQQEIDYRPHGGAGDADFYYRGQIGPIEQGPNDKTCEGRRDVLRKRDVDLRFQTGNKSLEVLPAFDLPDAEAREHPKVVPSHKSPILDTKPKEIGGISGESTLTESSQSAKPVSGQKIPECVEGSPAVEKAQLRTDATGGPEEGSTSSPALQ from the exons ATGCTGTGTTCTGTGCTCTTTTGTGAATGTCTGTGGCTGATAACTGCTTATGCTCATGATGATGACTGGATTGACCCCACAGACATGCTTAACTATGATGCTGCTTCAGGAACAATGAGAAAATCTCag GTGAAGTATGGTatatcagagaaagaagaggtcAGTCCTGACTTATCACATGCTGATGAATTGTCAGAATGTTACAGCAGACTTGATTCTTTAACTtataag CCTGATGAAAACAAAGGTGATATGCATTATGATGCCGAGATTATCCTTAAGAGACAAaccttgttagaaatacaaaagtTTCTCAGTGGAGAGGATTGGAAGCCAGGAGCCTTGGATGATGCACTAagtgatattttaattaattttaagtttCATAATTTTGAAACATGGAAGTGGCGATTTGAAGATTCCTTTGGAGTGGATCCATATAATGTATTCATG atGCTTCTGTGTCTGCTCTGCATCGTGGTGTTAGTAGCTACTGAGCTGTGGACATATGTTCGTTGGTACACCCAGTTGAGACGTGTTTTattcatcagttttctcatcagtttgGGATGGAATTGGATGTATTTATATAAG CTAGCCTTTGCCCAGCATCAGGCTGAAGTTGCCAAGATGGAGCCATTAAACAATGTGTGTGCTGAGAACATGGATTGGACTGGAAGTCTCTTGG AATGGCTTAGAAGTTCATGGACCTATAAGGATGACTCATGCCAAAAATACTATGAGCTCTTATTAGTCAACCCTATTTGGTTGGTCCCACCAACAAAG GCACTAGCAGTTACATTCACCAACTTTGTCACGGAGCCATTGAAGCATATTGGAAAAGGAACTGGTGAATTTATTAAAGCACTCATGAAGGAGATCCCAGTGTTACTACAGATTCCAGTGCTGATAATTATGGCATTAGCTGTCCTG agTTTCTGCTATGGTGCTGGAAAATCAGTTGATATGCTGAGACATGTGGGTGGCCCTGAAAGAGAACCACCCCAGGCACTTCAGCCAGGTGAAAGAAGATGGCAGCAGGAAATTGATTATAGACCCCATGGTGGAGCAGGTGATGCAGATTTCTATTACAGGGGCCAAATTGGCCCCATTGAGCAAGGCCCTAATGACAAAACATGTGAGGGTAGAAGAGATGTTTTGAGAAAGAGAGATGTTGACTTGAGATTTCAGACTGGCAACAAGAGCCTTGAAGTGCTTCCGGCATTTGATTTACCAGACGCAGAGGCGAGAGAGCATCCCAAGGTGGTACCCAGT CATAAATCACCTATTTTGGATACAAAGCCCAAAGAAATTGGTGGAATCTCAGGAGAAAGCACACTGACTGAAAGCAGCCAGTCTGCTAAGCCTGTCTCTGGCCAAAAGATACCAGAGTGTGTGGAAGgttcccctgcagtggaaaaggCCCAGCTCAGGACTGACGCCACAGGCGGCCCAGAGGAAGGCAGCACGTCCAGCCCAGCACTGCAGTGA
- the CLCC1 gene encoding chloride channel CLIC-like protein 1 isoform X1, with protein MLCSVLFCECLWLITAYAHDDDWIDPTDMLNYDAASGTMRKSQVKYGISEKEEVSPDLSHADELSECYSRLDSLTYKIDECEKQMRKDCESQSNPVFRRYLNKILIETRKLGLPDENKGDMHYDAEIILKRQTLLEIQKFLSGEDWKPGALDDALSDILINFKFHNFETWKWRFEDSFGVDPYNVFMMLLCLLCIVVLVATELWTYVRWYTQLRRVLFISFLISLGWNWMYLYKLAFAQHQAEVAKMEPLNNVCAENMDWTGSLLEWLRSSWTYKDDSCQKYYELLLVNPIWLVPPTKALAVTFTNFVTEPLKHIGKGTGEFIKALMKEIPVLLQIPVLIIMALAVLSFCYGAGKSVDMLRHVGGPEREPPQALQPGERRWQQEIDYRPHGGAGDADFYYRGQIGPIEQGPNDKTCEGRRDVLRKRDVDLRFQTGNKSLEVLPAFDLPDAEAREHPKVVPSHKSPILDTKPKEIGGISGESTLTESSQSAKPVSGQKIPECVEGSPAVEKAQLRTDATGGPEEGSTSSPALQ; from the exons ATGCTGTGTTCTGTGCTCTTTTGTGAATGTCTGTGGCTGATAACTGCTTATGCTCATGATGATGACTGGATTGACCCCACAGACATGCTTAACTATGATGCTGCTTCAGGAACAATGAGAAAATCTCag GTGAAGTATGGTatatcagagaaagaagaggtcAGTCCTGACTTATCACATGCTGATGAATTGTCAGAATGTTACAGCAGACTTGATTCTTTAACTtataag ATCGATGAGTGTGAAAAGCAGATGAGAAAAGACTGTGAAAGTCAAAGCAATCCTGTTTTTAGGAGATacttaaataagattttaattgAAACCAGAAAGCTTGGCCTT CCTGATGAAAACAAAGGTGATATGCATTATGATGCCGAGATTATCCTTAAGAGACAAaccttgttagaaatacaaaagtTTCTCAGTGGAGAGGATTGGAAGCCAGGAGCCTTGGATGATGCACTAagtgatattttaattaattttaagtttCATAATTTTGAAACATGGAAGTGGCGATTTGAAGATTCCTTTGGAGTGGATCCATATAATGTATTCATG atGCTTCTGTGTCTGCTCTGCATCGTGGTGTTAGTAGCTACTGAGCTGTGGACATATGTTCGTTGGTACACCCAGTTGAGACGTGTTTTattcatcagttttctcatcagtttgGGATGGAATTGGATGTATTTATATAAG CTAGCCTTTGCCCAGCATCAGGCTGAAGTTGCCAAGATGGAGCCATTAAACAATGTGTGTGCTGAGAACATGGATTGGACTGGAAGTCTCTTGG AATGGCTTAGAAGTTCATGGACCTATAAGGATGACTCATGCCAAAAATACTATGAGCTCTTATTAGTCAACCCTATTTGGTTGGTCCCACCAACAAAG GCACTAGCAGTTACATTCACCAACTTTGTCACGGAGCCATTGAAGCATATTGGAAAAGGAACTGGTGAATTTATTAAAGCACTCATGAAGGAGATCCCAGTGTTACTACAGATTCCAGTGCTGATAATTATGGCATTAGCTGTCCTG agTTTCTGCTATGGTGCTGGAAAATCAGTTGATATGCTGAGACATGTGGGTGGCCCTGAAAGAGAACCACCCCAGGCACTTCAGCCAGGTGAAAGAAGATGGCAGCAGGAAATTGATTATAGACCCCATGGTGGAGCAGGTGATGCAGATTTCTATTACAGGGGCCAAATTGGCCCCATTGAGCAAGGCCCTAATGACAAAACATGTGAGGGTAGAAGAGATGTTTTGAGAAAGAGAGATGTTGACTTGAGATTTCAGACTGGCAACAAGAGCCTTGAAGTGCTTCCGGCATTTGATTTACCAGACGCAGAGGCGAGAGAGCATCCCAAGGTGGTACCCAGT CATAAATCACCTATTTTGGATACAAAGCCCAAAGAAATTGGTGGAATCTCAGGAGAAAGCACACTGACTGAAAGCAGCCAGTCTGCTAAGCCTGTCTCTGGCCAAAAGATACCAGAGTGTGTGGAAGgttcccctgcagtggaaaaggCCCAGCTCAGGACTGACGCCACAGGCGGCCCAGAGGAAGGCAGCACGTCCAGCCCAGCACTGCAGTGA